The window tgattttaaaattgtaaaaaaaaatctaaataatcaAACCTTACTTTTTTCACAGAAGTAAATGTTCCTGCCAAACTGTTTAATGTCTTCAGTTCAGGTCCACTTAAAGTAAGTGGGTTCCCAGCTTTCTTCATGGTTGAGGTTTGTTCCAGTGATGATGATGACAAAGCTACTGGTACTTTCTTTGAACTTGATGAATCCTTATCTGGCCTAACCCTCTTTTTGGATGAAGAGAAAGATGTTGGAGGACATGTTTGTTTTGGTGGAGCTTGAGAAGTTGAAGTACTTGTTGATGTAGTTGTTAGCGTTCGAGAAGATTCTGTCAGTACTCCACTGAAGTTATCAGTTAAAGATGATGTCACTGATGGAGCTGGACTCAAGTCAAGGTAACTATCCTACAGTTTTAACATACTTTAATTAATATGCTTTTCTATCCACACATAATACCTATCTTTACAGTCAAACTCAGTTGAGTTTGGCCTATTCGTAGCCGTGTTACTGGCTAACCTACCTGTTCTGTATGAATTTTTATATATGCAATGATGAGTATGGAAACCAACAGTcttgttttgtaatttacaacttaattttaatagagataaaacaaaataagcaatCAAGATGGAGCACAAGCtagttatagttttatttaaaagaaacttcaGGTGGAAGGTGATGTGAAAAACTTATCCAAACTCAGTGGTCAGGACTACAGATAAATATTGAATGTTGTGGTCAGTTTGAAAAACTTTCACTCTGCTAGAACTGTGCATATTTAGTTAGAATATCctaaagaaaacacatttttgttcTATAAATTAACTCATTAAACCCAAGCTTGCACAACAAGCATCTAGCTAAAAATTCCAAATTACTCATTGGATGTCAACAGCAACCAATAACATTTGTGTCTCTTTGGCTGAAAACTAATCCACACTATATTATTATCCATATTCTATATACAGGCTGAAAATCTTATAAGAAATGGTGATAATTTTTaggacattataaaaataattgtggcAGAATGTGCACCAAAGTTTGGGTTTAGagatttatgaattatttttaaaacttttatctacCTAGGACTATGAGATATATTCAATaggtacaaatatataattacccTATATAGTAAGCCTTTCACACACAAAAGTTAGACAAATGAATATGGGTCTTATTTTGTTGACAAAATCTCATACACTTGTTATACCACATGTACTCACACAAAATtttcactgtaataataattattttcgaaaacaagaaataattttttttttacaacaaggGTACATCTTCACACATACACCTTGATTATAAAACAACATGCAACACAAAGACTTTTGGTCTTATTTTAACAATAAGGTCTGAGAAACATTCACTGATACCTCCATCATCAGCTCCAGAGCTGCAGACCTGTAGTCATCACCAAGTTGATCTAGTCTCTGTAACAGACACCTGGAAAAAATCATGTTTTGTCAGAATCAAAATAAGTGTGGTTTGGCTTAAGTAGTACATTGAATAAAATTAGAGTATTAAAAAACTCATTATTTTTCAACTAAGAAATTTTCAAAGGacctttgttatttttaaatatttcttgtaattactaaataacattttgtttctttttacactaaatcacaagaaaaatgttttagcTCACTTTTAAGTAAAACTTACACAAAGTGTTTTCCCATCTTAATAATTCCTACACCGTACCTGTGAATCCAAAAACTTGctctataaaactattttaagaatatatattaGTCTTTCTGTTAGAAAACTGAAATGTGAAAAGTAATCATCAAAGGTATTTGCTCAATTTACAAATAACTGGTCACtttaattttacttctaaaactTCTCTCTCAAAATGTGATGTAATTATTTTGGTATGGATCTAATGCTCTAGTCAGTAACACATACATCTATCaagtaaagaaaactttatatttcacaaCCCTTAACAATTTCTTTAAAGAAATTTCACCTTAATTTATGACTGAAAGTTcaataaacaaatcattttaacaataataacttgttgTGTTGTCATAAAGTTTacctaaaatattcattttctaatcaaaaacaaattattaaactttatacactccaattttatgaaaataaacaatgtatCTGAAGCAAATatagtgataaataaattaaaaactctaCATGGGTTCATAGCAGTCTTTCTAAAGACTTTActaaagttacaaaatatgaaGCTCTCACCTGCGGTCTCTTCTATAAAGCCTCAATAACTGCTTTACATGTCGAATTCTGTTCACAATCCTTTCATTACTCTGAAAATacagaataaactgtaaaaaatatttatcctgGTTGTTGATATTAATCATAAGATAATGTTGCTCT of the Tachypleus tridentatus isolate NWPU-2018 chromosome 13, ASM421037v1, whole genome shotgun sequence genome contains:
- the LOC143237914 gene encoding uncharacterized protein LOC143237914, translated to MATESDLSQTSENLVKQDEQKLPTENSDGIHNVPEKKYKKEQDVDPYEKKYYVLLRRCESIQQSNERIVNRIRHVKQLLRLYRRDRRCLLQRLDQLGDDYRSAALELMMEDSYLDLSPAPSVTSSLTDNFSGVLTESSRTLTTTSTSTSTSQAPPKQTCPPTSFSSSKKRVRPDKDSSSSKKVPVALSSSSLEQTSTMKKAGNPLTLSGPELKTLNSLAGTFTSVKKEVVSSPEPT